From a single Haloarcula sp. DT43 genomic region:
- a CDS encoding fumarylacetoacetate hydrolase family protein — translation MKRVRFRDTAGNVRGGRWTVEDGEPVVTAAAGPYGRIAFGDESYDPDEVDILPPCEPTKVVCIGRNYADHAEEMDSDLPDRPMLFLKAPNAIASHGKHLTLPSGKERIDYEAELGVVIGEQCKNVSESGAMDVVAGYTCVNDISNRDDQRQEQNWVRGKAFDNACPIGPLVATPEHVPEDASIELRLNGETKQSSSREHLIFSVPELIAEITSYMTLEPGDVIATGTPEGVGPMEDGDEVEVEIEGVGTLKHSVKIP, via the coding sequence ATGAAGCGCGTTCGATTCCGTGATACCGCGGGGAACGTCCGGGGGGGCCGCTGGACCGTCGAGGACGGCGAGCCCGTCGTCACCGCCGCCGCCGGACCGTACGGCCGTATCGCCTTCGGCGACGAGTCCTACGACCCCGACGAGGTGGACATCCTGCCGCCCTGCGAGCCGACGAAAGTCGTCTGCATCGGGCGAAACTACGCCGACCACGCCGAGGAGATGGACTCGGACCTTCCGGACCGGCCGATGCTGTTTCTCAAAGCGCCAAACGCCATCGCGTCCCACGGCAAGCACCTCACGCTGCCCTCGGGGAAAGAACGCATCGACTACGAGGCCGAACTCGGGGTCGTCATCGGCGAGCAGTGCAAGAACGTCAGCGAGTCCGGCGCGATGGACGTGGTCGCGGGCTACACCTGCGTCAACGACATCTCGAACCGCGACGACCAGCGCCAGGAACAGAACTGGGTCCGCGGGAAGGCCTTCGACAACGCCTGCCCCATCGGCCCGCTCGTCGCCACGCCCGAACACGTCCCCGAGGACGCCAGCATCGAACTCCGGCTCAACGGCGAGACGAAACAGTCCTCCTCCCGCGAGCACCTCATCTTCTCGGTCCCCGAACTCATCGCGGAGATAACCTCGTACATGACCCTAGAGCCCGGCGACGTCATCGCCACGGGCACGCCGGAAGGCGTCGGCCCGATGGAAGACGGTGACGAGGTCGAGGTCGAAATCGAAGGCGTCGGCACGCTCAAACACAGCGTCAAGATTCCGTAG
- a CDS encoding winged helix-turn-helix transcriptional regulator translates to MPGLDDTDHEILRLLLEDARRPYSDIADRVDLSPPAVSDRVDRLAEMGLIRGFTVDVDRSLLRAGVPVLIEIDAKPGRAADIASSVGDADSVERVYRTAGGRVVLVATVPQTDASELLADHVDLTAVDGYEVRLVADSEWTAGLGAAEFAPDCAECGNTVDAEGEQRTLDGERYYFCCGSCAERFVDHYESLKDGA, encoded by the coding sequence ATGCCCGGACTCGACGACACGGACCACGAGATTCTCCGGCTCCTGCTCGAAGACGCCAGGCGGCCCTACAGCGACATCGCGGACAGAGTGGACCTCTCTCCCCCCGCGGTCTCCGACCGCGTCGACCGACTCGCCGAGATGGGGTTGATACGCGGGTTCACCGTCGACGTCGACCGCTCGCTGCTGCGGGCCGGCGTGCCGGTCCTGATAGAAATCGACGCGAAGCCGGGCCGGGCCGCCGACATCGCGTCGTCGGTCGGCGACGCCGACAGCGTCGAGCGGGTCTACCGGACCGCCGGCGGCCGCGTGGTCCTGGTGGCGACCGTCCCCCAGACCGACGCCAGCGAACTGCTCGCGGACCACGTCGACCTGACGGCCGTGGACGGCTACGAGGTCCGACTGGTCGCGGACAGCGAGTGGACCGCCGGGCTGGGCGCGGCGGAGTTCGCCCCCGACTGCGCGGAGTGTGGCAACACCGTCGACGCAGAGGGCGAACAGCGCACGCTCGACGGGGAGCGGTACTACTTCTGCTGTGGCTCCTGTGCCGAGCGGTTCGTCGACCACTACGAGTCGCTGAAAGACGGGGCCTGA
- a CDS encoding ABC1 kinase family protein — protein MTAEERVAGEPTGETVSRPGGIGVRLRALWRALVIVWQFVPLLWQWGRDRKRFLIFGQSRSVTPETRLRRARYLKDTFVDLGPAFIKLGQMLSTRPDALPRAYVDVLSELQDNVPPDPWATIEPVIERELGGDVDTLFEAFDTTAISGASLGQVYEARVDGQRVAVKVLRPAIRTRVESDLRVLSTLLPVLTYGADPGQAFTLENLTEEFAATVRREMDYGHEARMLREIGDNFADADDVAIPNVVESHSTDRVLTMTYVDGVKIDDVERLDELGVDRPALVRRLEEVYIQMIVEDGLFHADPHPGNLAVQEDGTLVFYDFGMTGYLGPGTQDQLLDFYVGLASDDVDRVMDAFVAMGALDPTADRDVMREAFDIVIEQFRGEDISEYRIEQLVGQFETQLYEFPMRLPQDLALVVRVTTVLEGVCRTLDPEFDFIEIISEYVRQRGAGDDIRDRLTAEVRETLTASTRSAVRTPPTLEDVLDRAEREALLVETVLKDSNGLGRALAKRLLLGIVASAGVPVSAYLYTVSGLRLAGLALGVSAAVLGVLAWSFRKRSGPALSTPQFTRHEMQQRRAVDSTEDE, from the coding sequence GTGACTGCCGAGGAGCGCGTCGCCGGCGAGCCGACGGGGGAGACAGTGTCACGGCCGGGCGGTATCGGCGTCCGGCTCCGGGCGCTCTGGCGGGCGCTCGTCATCGTCTGGCAGTTCGTCCCGCTGCTCTGGCAGTGGGGCCGGGACCGCAAGCGGTTCCTCATCTTCGGTCAGTCCCGGTCAGTGACCCCCGAAACACGGCTGCGGCGCGCTCGCTACCTGAAGGACACGTTCGTCGACCTCGGGCCGGCGTTCATCAAGCTCGGGCAGATGCTGTCGACCCGGCCCGACGCCCTGCCGCGGGCGTACGTCGACGTGCTCTCGGAGCTACAGGACAACGTCCCGCCGGACCCGTGGGCGACCATCGAGCCCGTCATCGAGCGGGAACTGGGCGGGGATGTCGACACGCTGTTCGAAGCGTTCGACACGACGGCCATCTCCGGGGCCTCGCTCGGGCAGGTGTACGAGGCGCGCGTCGACGGCCAGCGGGTCGCCGTGAAGGTGCTCCGACCAGCCATCAGAACGCGCGTCGAGTCCGACCTGCGCGTGCTGTCGACGCTGCTGCCGGTCCTCACCTACGGCGCGGACCCCGGGCAGGCGTTCACGCTGGAGAACCTCACCGAGGAGTTCGCGGCGACGGTGCGCCGGGAGATGGACTACGGCCACGAGGCGCGGATGCTCCGGGAAATCGGCGACAACTTCGCGGACGCGGACGACGTCGCCATCCCGAACGTCGTCGAGAGCCACTCGACGGACCGCGTGCTGACGATGACCTACGTCGACGGCGTGAAGATAGACGACGTGGAGCGCCTGGACGAACTCGGCGTCGACCGCCCCGCGCTCGTCCGCCGGCTCGAAGAGGTGTACATCCAGATGATAGTCGAGGACGGGCTCTTCCACGCCGACCCTCATCCCGGGAACCTCGCCGTCCAAGAGGACGGGACGCTCGTCTTCTACGACTTCGGAATGACCGGCTATCTCGGGCCCGGGACGCAAGACCAGCTACTTGACTTCTACGTCGGCCTGGCGTCCGACGACGTTGACCGCGTGATGGACGCCTTCGTGGCGATGGGCGCGCTGGACCCGACGGCCGACCGCGACGTGATGCGAGAGGCCTTCGACATCGTCATCGAGCAGTTCCGCGGCGAGGACATCAGCGAGTACCGCATCGAGCAACTGGTCGGCCAGTTCGAGACGCAGCTGTACGAGTTCCCGATGCGACTGCCACAGGACCTGGCGCTCGTGGTTCGCGTGACGACGGTCCTGGAAGGCGTCTGCCGGACGCTCGACCCCGAGTTCGACTTCATCGAGATAATCTCCGAGTACGTCAGACAACGGGGCGCTGGGGACGACATCCGGGACCGTCTGACCGCGGAAGTGCGGGAGACGCTGACGGCGTCGACCCGGTCGGCGGTGCGGACGCCACCGACGCTCGAGGACGTACTCGACAGGGCCGAACGCGAGGCGCTGCTCGTCGAGACCGTTCTGAAAGACTCAAACGGACTGGGGCGGGCACTCGCCAAGCGGCTCCTGCTCGGTATCGTCGCCAGCGCCGGGGTGCCGGTGAGCGCCTACCTCTACACCGTGAGCGGGCTCCGGCTCGCCGGGCTCGCGCTTGGCGTGAGCGCGGCGGTACTCGGGGTGCTCGCGTGGTCGTTCCGGAAGCGCAGCGGGCCGGCGCTGTCGACCCCGCAGTTCACCCGCCACGAGATGCAACAGCGGCGGGCGGTCGACTCCACGGAAGACGAGTAG
- a CDS encoding winged helix-turn-helix domain-containing protein gives MAHNDASETQALFDALADPDCRDILRVLDEPLPAKAVAAACDLPQTSTYRKLEQLSEADLVAEETDVRADGHHATAYVRDCGGVFVGVDEDGAFDVDVLPADERPSDRLALLWSRVSEEL, from the coding sequence GTGGCACACAACGACGCGAGCGAGACGCAGGCCCTGTTCGACGCCCTCGCCGACCCTGACTGTCGTGACATCCTCAGGGTACTCGACGAGCCGCTGCCGGCGAAAGCGGTCGCCGCGGCCTGTGACCTGCCGCAGACGAGCACCTACCGGAAGCTCGAACAGTTGAGCGAAGCCGACCTGGTCGCCGAGGAGACGGACGTGCGCGCCGACGGGCACCACGCGACGGCGTACGTCCGGGACTGTGGCGGCGTGTTCGTCGGAGTCGACGAGGACGGTGCCTTCGACGTCGACGTTCTGCCGGCCGACGAGCGGCCCAGCGACCGGCTCGCGCTCCTGTGGTCACGCGTCAGCGAGGAACTGTGA
- a CDS encoding heavy metal translocating P-type ATPase, giving the protein MSNRTTRLELTGMSCANCASTIEESVGGLDGVASVDANYATDGGSVEYDPDVVSLADIVAAVRDAGYDVATETATVGITDMSCANCADTNEEALEGTAGVIEADVNYATDEAQVTYNPADVSRSDLYDAIESAGYTPVRDDGGDDDGEQSDADRRAAARDEETRRQLRLTLFGAVLSAPLLLFMADHLFALGLVGETILGVPQGWVAFALATPVQVLLGKPFYENSYKALVNNGRANMDVLIALGSSTAYVYSVAALAGLIASTGLYFDTAALILVFITLGNYLEARSKSQAGAAIQQLLEMEADTATVVHEDGSEADIPIDEVEVGDRLKVRPGEKVPTDGVVVDGDSAVDESMVTGESVPVEKGEGDEVIGSTVNQNGVLEIEATKVGSETAIQQIAERVRQAQSRQPDIQNVADRISAYFVPAVIGNAVLWAVLWAVAPETLAAVVDALPLWGLAAGGPAGVGVAEFAVVVFASAVLIACPCALGLATPAATMVGTAIGARNGVLFKGGDVLERVREVDTVVFDKTGTLTEGEMELTDVEVVAPAADGGTLEPETELTEAFVLEVAASAERASEHPLAEAIVEGARDRGIEVEDPDAFENVPGQGVKATTSHGRVLVGNRKLLSEAGVDTAPAEERMDALEREGKTAMLVALAEDATDDPDYRLVGIVADADTVKESAAAAVSGLRDRGLGVWLITGDNERTARAVAEEVGIDPDNVMADVLPEDKADAVDDLQSDGDQAMMVGDGVNDAPALAAASVGCAIGSGTDVAIEAGDVTLLRDDPADVVKAIRISEATLRKIKQNLFWALGYNTVMIPLASLGLLQPVLAAAAMAASSVSVLANSLAFRRYTPDSEYRLLGFLRQ; this is encoded by the coding sequence ATGAGCAACCGGACCACCCGGCTCGAACTGACGGGAATGAGCTGTGCCAACTGCGCGAGCACTATCGAGGAGTCGGTGGGCGGGCTCGACGGGGTCGCGTCCGTCGACGCGAACTACGCCACCGACGGGGGGAGCGTCGAGTACGACCCCGACGTGGTATCGCTGGCCGACATCGTCGCCGCCGTCCGGGACGCCGGCTACGACGTGGCGACGGAGACGGCGACGGTCGGCATCACCGACATGTCGTGTGCGAACTGCGCAGACACCAACGAAGAGGCGCTGGAGGGGACCGCGGGCGTCATCGAGGCCGACGTGAACTACGCGACCGACGAGGCCCAGGTCACGTACAACCCGGCGGACGTGTCGCGCTCGGACCTCTACGACGCAATCGAGTCCGCCGGCTACACGCCCGTCCGGGACGACGGCGGGGACGACGACGGCGAGCAATCCGACGCCGACCGCCGTGCGGCTGCCCGTGACGAGGAGACGCGACGACAGCTCCGGCTCACGCTGTTCGGCGCGGTGTTGTCGGCCCCGCTCTTGCTGTTCATGGCGGACCACCTGTTCGCGCTCGGTCTCGTCGGCGAGACGATTCTGGGGGTGCCACAGGGCTGGGTCGCCTTCGCGCTGGCGACGCCGGTCCAGGTGCTGCTGGGCAAGCCCTTCTACGAGAACTCCTACAAGGCGCTGGTCAACAACGGTCGCGCCAACATGGACGTGCTCATCGCGCTGGGGTCCTCGACGGCGTACGTCTACTCCGTGGCCGCGCTGGCCGGGCTGATAGCGAGCACGGGGCTGTACTTCGATACGGCCGCGCTGATTCTCGTCTTCATCACGCTCGGGAACTACCTCGAAGCCCGCTCGAAGAGCCAGGCCGGGGCCGCAATCCAGCAGTTGCTGGAGATGGAGGCCGACACGGCGACGGTCGTCCACGAGGACGGCAGCGAGGCGGACATCCCCATCGACGAAGTCGAGGTCGGCGACCGGCTGAAGGTCCGGCCCGGCGAGAAGGTGCCGACCGACGGCGTCGTCGTCGACGGCGACTCGGCGGTCGACGAGTCGATGGTGACCGGCGAGTCCGTCCCGGTCGAGAAAGGCGAGGGCGACGAGGTCATCGGCTCGACGGTGAACCAGAACGGCGTCCTCGAAATCGAGGCGACGAAGGTCGGCTCCGAGACGGCCATCCAGCAGATAGCCGAGCGGGTCCGACAGGCCCAGTCCCGCCAGCCGGACATCCAGAACGTCGCCGACCGCATCTCGGCGTACTTCGTCCCGGCGGTCATCGGCAACGCCGTCCTCTGGGCGGTGCTGTGGGCGGTCGCGCCGGAGACGCTGGCCGCCGTCGTCGACGCGCTCCCGCTGTGGGGGCTGGCCGCGGGCGGCCCGGCCGGCGTCGGCGTCGCCGAGTTCGCCGTCGTCGTGTTCGCCTCCGCCGTCCTGATTGCCTGCCCCTGCGCCCTGGGGCTGGCGACGCCCGCCGCGACGATGGTCGGGACCGCCATCGGCGCGCGCAACGGCGTCCTGTTCAAGGGCGGCGACGTGCTCGAACGCGTCCGCGAGGTCGACACCGTCGTCTTCGACAAGACGGGGACGCTGACGGAAGGCGAGATGGAACTCACCGACGTGGAGGTCGTCGCCCCGGCCGCCGACGGGGGGACGCTCGAACCGGAGACCGAACTGACCGAGGCGTTCGTCCTCGAAGTCGCCGCCAGCGCCGAACGCGCCAGCGAACACCCGCTGGCCGAAGCCATCGTCGAGGGCGCGCGCGACCGCGGCATCGAGGTCGAGGACCCCGACGCGTTCGAGAACGTCCCCGGCCAGGGCGTGAAAGCGACCACGAGCCACGGCCGGGTCCTCGTCGGCAACCGGAAACTGCTGTCCGAGGCCGGCGTCGACACCGCGCCGGCGGAAGAGCGGATGGACGCGCTGGAACGCGAGGGCAAGACGGCGATGCTGGTCGCGCTGGCCGAGGACGCGACGGACGACCCGGACTACCGCCTCGTCGGCATCGTCGCCGACGCCGACACGGTCAAGGAGTCCGCGGCGGCGGCGGTTAGCGGTCTGCGCGACCGCGGGCTGGGCGTCTGGCTCATCACCGGCGACAACGAGCGGACCGCCCGCGCCGTCGCCGAGGAGGTCGGCATCGACCCCGACAACGTGATGGCCGACGTGCTCCCCGAGGACAAGGCCGACGCCGTCGACGACCTCCAGAGCGACGGCGACCAGGCGATGATGGTCGGCGACGGTGTCAACGACGCCCCGGCGCTGGCGGCCGCGAGCGTCGGCTGTGCCATCGGCTCGGGCACCGACGTGGCAATCGAGGCCGGCGACGTGACCTTGCTCCGGGACGACCCCGCCGACGTGGTGAAGGCCATCCGGATTTCCGAGGCGACGCTCCGGAAGATAAAGCAGAACCTCTTCTGGGCGCTGGGGTACAATACGGTGATGATTCCGCTGGCCTCGCTGGGGCTCCTCCAGCCGGTGCTGGCCGCCGCCGCGATGGCCGCCTCGTCCGTGTCGGTGCTCGCGAACAGCCTCGCGTTCCGCCGGTACACGCCGGATTCGGAGTACCGACTGCTCGGATTCCTGCGGCAGTGA
- a CDS encoding halocyanin domain-containing protein codes for MRLPSTRRQFLASTGLTALAATAGCVSAVGSDAAADSGTATGTATPEPTPESLDDWLDDANGYDGEPARFGPAARPTVMVGEETDDGLAFDPPVIEVPPGTLVRWDWTGHGGQHNVVALDGPFDSGRTNAQPGTGYRYFFEEPGEYRYVSEPHREDGMQGAVLVREPPSSGNEAVDEWLVASSNFDGTIADRTDASTVTVTTGADGNGGRFAFDPPALRVAAGTTVRWDWTGHGGPHNVVSKGDGPLDSDLVAEGDSAYEHTFEESGTHLYSCKPHEGLGMRGAVVVE; via the coding sequence ATGCGACTGCCCTCCACCCGCAGACAGTTCCTCGCGAGCACAGGGTTGACAGCACTCGCCGCCACCGCCGGCTGTGTCTCCGCCGTGGGGTCGGACGCAGCCGCCGACAGCGGAACCGCGACCGGGACGGCGACGCCCGAGCCGACGCCGGAATCCCTCGACGACTGGCTCGACGACGCCAACGGCTACGACGGCGAGCCTGCCCGCTTTGGCCCCGCCGCCCGGCCGACGGTGATGGTCGGCGAAGAGACGGACGACGGCCTGGCCTTCGACCCGCCGGTCATCGAGGTCCCGCCGGGGACGCTCGTCCGGTGGGACTGGACCGGCCACGGCGGCCAGCACAACGTGGTCGCCCTCGACGGCCCCTTCGACAGCGGGCGGACGAACGCCCAGCCCGGGACGGGGTACCGGTACTTCTTCGAGGAGCCCGGCGAGTACCGCTACGTCTCCGAACCGCACCGCGAGGACGGCATGCAGGGTGCAGTTCTCGTCAGAGAGCCGCCGTCCTCGGGCAACGAAGCGGTCGACGAGTGGCTCGTGGCGTCGAGTAACTTCGACGGCACCATCGCCGACCGCACCGACGCCAGCACCGTGACGGTCACGACCGGCGCGGACGGCAACGGTGGCCGGTTCGCGTTCGACCCGCCCGCACTGCGAGTCGCGGCCGGCACGACCGTCCGGTGGGACTGGACCGGCCACGGCGGCCCGCACAACGTCGTCTCGAAGGGTGACGGGCCGCTTGACTCCGACCTCGTCGCCGAGGGGGACAGCGCGTACGAACACACCTTCGAGGAGTCCGGGACCCACCTGTACTCATGTAAACCACACGAGGGACTCGGGATGCGGGGCGCGGTCGTCGTAGAATAA
- a CDS encoding halocyanin domain-containing protein, translated as MLDDLDRRTFIRTTAAVSGAGLLAGCGGSGGDGGSSDGGDGDAEATEAETTESGGGMETAEAPEEVANYVGDSSNFDGSMVVLTDQDEVSVAVGAEGNGGAFAFDPPAINVSTGTTVVWEWTGQGAGHNVVSEGEGPLDSGSAVAEEGTTYEYTFEESGTYLYNCVPHRALGMVGAVVVE; from the coding sequence ATGTTGGACGACCTCGACAGGCGGACGTTCATCCGCACTACTGCGGCCGTATCGGGCGCTGGACTACTCGCTGGCTGTGGCGGGTCCGGCGGCGATGGCGGTAGTAGCGACGGCGGCGACGGGGACGCCGAAGCTACCGAGGCCGAGACGACGGAGAGCGGCGGTGGAATGGAGACCGCCGAAGCGCCGGAAGAGGTGGCGAACTACGTCGGCGACTCGTCGAACTTCGACGGCTCCATGGTCGTGCTGACCGACCAAGACGAGGTCTCCGTCGCCGTCGGCGCCGAGGGCAACGGCGGCGCGTTCGCCTTCGACCCGCCGGCGATTAACGTCTCGACCGGAACGACGGTCGTCTGGGAGTGGACCGGCCAGGGGGCCGGCCACAACGTCGTCTCCGAGGGCGAGGGGCCGCTGGACTCGGGGTCGGCCGTCGCGGAGGAAGGGACCACCTACGAGTACACGTTCGAGGAGAGCGGGACCTACCTCTACAACTGCGTGCCCCACCGGGCGCTCGGGATGGTCGGCGCGGTCGTCGTCGAGTAA
- a CDS encoding metal ABC transporter substrate-binding protein, protein MMAIEPPNDHSRKLSRRQVLGAGAGALASGLAGCLTGGGAEAAADDGADGPVAVASFFSFYDFAREIARNTPITVENLVPTGLHGHGWEPDASITRDIIDADAFIHVGPDFQPWADRAIQTLEDDDVDTARINVREGIELESLAASLDRDEEGVGQDRGKDPHFWLDPRRAKQAVDNIAEGLVALAPAAEATLRDNAETYKADVLDRIDADYADIFDRADRNVVQLAAHNAFQYIGTRYGVEMRPLVVNLAASGDVKPSDITAAKAVIEENDIRYIGAGVFETRKPARQLLAETAVEAYYPVTPYAGVREDWVANDWGYEEIADRINMPTFEVVLGNTAPEDAGPDGWNETWRNFE, encoded by the coding sequence ATGATGGCTATCGAACCCCCCAACGACCATTCGCGGAAACTCAGCCGCAGGCAGGTCCTCGGTGCCGGAGCGGGCGCTCTCGCGTCCGGACTCGCCGGCTGTCTGACGGGCGGCGGTGCCGAAGCCGCGGCGGACGACGGTGCGGACGGCCCGGTCGCGGTGGCGTCGTTTTTCAGCTTCTACGACTTCGCCCGCGAAATCGCCCGCAACACGCCGATTACGGTCGAGAACCTGGTCCCGACCGGGCTCCACGGCCACGGCTGGGAGCCCGACGCCAGCATCACGCGGGACATCATCGACGCGGACGCGTTCATCCACGTCGGCCCGGACTTCCAGCCGTGGGCGGACCGCGCGATTCAGACGCTCGAAGACGACGACGTTGACACCGCACGCATCAACGTCCGCGAGGGCATCGAACTCGAATCGCTCGCGGCGAGCCTCGACCGCGACGAAGAGGGAGTCGGCCAGGACAGGGGCAAGGACCCGCACTTCTGGCTGGACCCGCGACGTGCGAAGCAGGCGGTCGACAACATCGCCGAAGGACTGGTCGCGCTCGCACCGGCCGCCGAGGCGACGCTCCGGGACAACGCAGAGACGTACAAAGCGGACGTTCTCGACCGCATCGACGCGGACTACGCCGACATCTTCGACCGGGCCGACCGGAACGTGGTCCAGCTCGCGGCCCACAACGCCTTCCAGTACATCGGGACCCGGTACGGCGTCGAGATGCGCCCGCTCGTGGTCAACCTCGCGGCCAGTGGCGACGTGAAACCCTCCGACATCACCGCGGCGAAGGCGGTCATCGAGGAGAACGACATCCGGTACATCGGGGCCGGCGTCTTCGAGACCCGCAAGCCAGCGCGGCAGTTGCTCGCCGAGACGGCTGTCGAGGCCTACTACCCGGTGACGCCCTACGCCGGCGTCCGCGAGGACTGGGTGGCAAACGACTGGGGCTACGAGGAAATCGCCGACCGCATAAACATGCCGACGTTCGAGGTCGTCCTGGGCAACACGGCACCCGAAGACGCGGGCCCCGACGGCTGGAACGAGACCTGGCGGAACTTCGAGTGA
- a CDS encoding cryptochrome/photolyase family protein, translating to MTVWLRGDHLVRRSGPVARRPDEPVLLLEASSFARKLPYHPHKLVLLFSAMRHFRDDLRADGRTVRYRRAETFEDGLAEHFDGNPGDTLVTHRPQTESAQARLESLVADAGGTIEFVPDERFRCSPAQFDEWAGDGRYRHEDFYRFMRRETGYLMADGDPVGGEWNYDDQNRETPPEGWTPPDPPRFEPDDVTRNVVEWVETTFEGSYDERPYGGDWADPEPFRWPVTRRQAVRALDHFVTHRLPAFGPYQDAMLDAEWAMSHSLLSTSLNLGLLGPDEVVERAIAAYEDGDAPLNSVEGFVRQVLGWREFLRHVYRREMPGLATANQLGASEDLPAFYWDGDTDMACLSDVIDGVRKRGYSHHIERLMLLANFGLVYGVEPAQLNRWFHAGYVDAFHWVTTPNVVEMGLYGAGVFATKPYASSANYVDRMSDYCSACPYYKTKTTGDGACPFNALYWDFLDRNEETLRSNHRMGLMYSHVDDKSDAELAAIRDRADEIRELAAAGEL from the coding sequence ATGACTGTCTGGCTCCGCGGCGACCATCTCGTCCGGCGCTCCGGCCCCGTCGCTCGGCGACCTGACGAACCGGTGCTCCTGCTAGAGGCGTCGTCGTTCGCTCGCAAACTGCCCTACCACCCGCACAAGCTGGTCCTGCTGTTCAGCGCGATGCGGCACTTCCGCGACGACCTCCGGGCCGACGGCCGGACGGTCCGGTACCGTCGAGCGGAGACCTTCGAGGACGGGCTGGCGGAACACTTCGATGGGAATCCGGGCGACACGCTCGTGACCCACCGGCCCCAGACCGAGTCCGCGCAGGCCCGACTAGAATCGCTGGTGGCCGACGCCGGCGGCACAATCGAGTTCGTCCCAGACGAGCGGTTCCGCTGTTCCCCCGCCCAGTTCGACGAGTGGGCCGGGGACGGGCGCTACCGCCACGAGGACTTCTACCGGTTCATGCGCCGGGAGACTGGCTACCTGATGGCGGACGGCGACCCCGTCGGCGGCGAGTGGAACTACGACGACCAGAACCGGGAGACGCCGCCCGAGGGCTGGACGCCGCCGGACCCCCCGCGGTTCGAGCCCGACGACGTGACCCGGAACGTCGTCGAGTGGGTCGAAACGACCTTCGAGGGGAGTTACGACGAGCGGCCCTACGGCGGCGACTGGGCCGACCCCGAGCCGTTCCGCTGGCCGGTCACCCGCCGGCAGGCCGTTCGGGCGCTGGACCACTTCGTAACGCACCGGCTCCCCGCGTTCGGGCCGTACCAGGACGCGATGCTCGACGCCGAGTGGGCGATGAGCCACAGCCTGCTCTCCACGTCGCTCAACCTCGGACTCCTGGGTCCCGACGAGGTCGTCGAGCGCGCTATCGCGGCCTACGAGGACGGCGACGCGCCGCTCAACAGCGTCGAGGGGTTCGTCCGGCAGGTGCTGGGCTGGCGCGAGTTCCTCCGGCACGTCTACCGCCGGGAGATGCCCGGCCTGGCGACGGCGAACCAGCTCGGCGCGAGCGAGGACCTCCCCGCGTTCTACTGGGACGGCGACACCGACATGGCCTGTCTCTCGGACGTGATTGACGGCGTCCGGAAGCGGGGGTACTCCCACCACATCGAGCGGCTGATGCTCCTCGCCAACTTCGGGCTGGTCTACGGCGTCGAGCCGGCCCAGCTCAACCGGTGGTTCCACGCCGGCTACGTCGACGCCTTCCACTGGGTGACGACCCCCAACGTCGTCGAGATGGGGCTGTACGGCGCGGGCGTGTTCGCCACCAAGCCCTACGCCTCGTCGGCGAACTACGTCGACAGGATGAGCGACTACTGCTCGGCCTGTCCCTACTACAAGACCAAGACGACCGGCGACGGGGCCTGTCCGTTCAACGCGCTGTACTGGGACTTCCTGGACCGCAACGAGGAGACACTTCGGTCGAACCACCGGATGGGGCTGATGTACAGCCACGTCGACGACAAGAGCGACGCGGAACTGGCGGCCATCCGCGACCGGGCCGACGAAATCCGGGAGCTGGCGGCCGCCGGCGAGCTCTGA